One part of the Pseudomonadota bacterium genome encodes these proteins:
- a CDS encoding glycosyltransferase: MVRPRRIVFVCKGLEDPATRYRILQYEALFIRHGWQISCLAERGSWFERLAVLKAAKTAEVLVVSRRTYSYPFLWLLRYFAGYLIFDFDDAIFCKSSGAVSRRRQKGFARMVSCCDQIWAGNRYLAAAAEPYQRRVRVIPTSVFPEAYEKIKVDRSDSFVDLVWIGSRSTRKHLLTIMPVLEETALAVPGLRLKIIADFSLSAQHLDVLAVPWSKAHEAYDLVSADIGLAPLPDNPFTRGKCALKIIQYMAAGLPVVSSASGVNREVVADGVSGFLAHNPEQWQAAIVRLARNRKMRRAMGEAGREIFLKNYSGPVVFAKIMGSLESDFSPEQS, from the coding sequence GTGGTGAGGCCGCGCCGAATCGTTTTTGTCTGTAAGGGGCTGGAAGATCCGGCAACCCGTTATCGGATTCTGCAGTATGAAGCTCTTTTTATACGTCACGGCTGGCAAATCAGTTGTCTGGCTGAACGCGGTTCCTGGTTCGAGCGGCTGGCGGTGCTGAAGGCCGCTAAAACCGCCGAGGTGCTGGTGGTTTCCCGCAGAACCTACAGTTATCCTTTCTTGTGGCTGTTGCGCTATTTTGCCGGGTATCTGATTTTTGATTTCGATGACGCGATTTTCTGCAAGAGTTCAGGCGCCGTCTCCAGACGCCGGCAGAAAGGTTTTGCGCGGATGGTTTCGTGCTGCGATCAGATCTGGGCCGGCAACCGTTATCTGGCCGCCGCCGCCGAGCCCTACCAGCGCCGGGTCAGGGTGATTCCGACCTCGGTTTTCCCTGAAGCCTATGAAAAAATAAAGGTTGACCGGTCAGACTCTTTTGTCGATCTGGTCTGGATCGGCAGTCGTTCCACCCGTAAACACCTTCTGACCATCATGCCGGTACTTGAAGAAACGGCTTTGGCGGTTCCCGGTTTGCGCTTGAAGATTATCGCCGATTTCAGTCTGTCGGCGCAGCACCTTGATGTTTTAGCCGTGCCCTGGTCGAAAGCGCACGAGGCTTACGATCTGGTTTCGGCCGATATCGGGCTCGCCCCGTTGCCGGATAATCCTTTTACCAGAGGAAAATGCGCTTTAAAGATAATTCAGTACATGGCTGCCGGGCTGCCGGTGGTATCGTCCGCCTCCGGTGTCAATCGCGAGGTAGTCGCAGATGGTGTCAGTGGTTTTTTGGCGCATAATCCTGAACAGTGGCAGGCGGCGATTGTACGTTTGGCTCGGAACCGGAAAATGCGTCGTGCAATGGGAGAGGCCGGCCGGGAAATTTTTTTGAAAAATTACAGCGGGCCGGTGGTCTTTGCGAAAATTATGGGTTCTCTGGAAAGCGATTTTAGTCCTGAGCAAAGCTGA
- the msbA gene encoding lipid A export permease/ATP-binding protein MsbA encodes MQNYRRLLNYLRPLWWPLLLSIFCMVAFSLLTSAVAFLVKPALDDIFINKDAVKLKSLPLVLILLFALKGVANYFQTYYTGYVGSRIVTTIREEVYFHIQKLSLSFFTATASGVLTSRIIYDVSMIQRAVSNVISGLLKDMVTALGLVGVIIYRDWQLSLIVLVVFPLFFFPIFKYSRKMRRFSKKSQVQVAGITSFLQESFTGIRIIKAFQMESYNQREFRTINEKLLGLVLRQLKIKSLTVPISETAGGLAAAAVIWYGGSQVVQGHSTPGNFFSFMTALFMLYGPIRSLNRSNNQIQEALAAGKRVFEILDLEPEIIDRPGAVELPPIRNGIRFEHVVFAYDNENDVLRGVSLSLRKGETVALVGRSGGGKSTILNLLPRFYDVKSGRIMIDDLDIRDLTQQSLRAAIAIVSQQTVLFNDTVRNNIAYGRTDLSLDDIINAARSANAHTFIEELPEQYDTIIGENGVRLSGGQQQRLSIARALLKNSPILLLDEATSSLDTESERAVQEAIDRLMESRTSLVVAHRLSTIVNADRIVVLDKGEIVEEGTHKELLAAAGEYTKLYNMQFQEE; translated from the coding sequence ATGCAGAATTATCGTCGCCTGCTAAATTATCTCCGCCCCCTGTGGTGGCCGTTGCTGCTATCAATTTTTTGTATGGTGGCGTTCTCACTGCTGACCTCGGCAGTCGCTTTTCTCGTGAAGCCCGCGCTTGACGATATCTTTATCAATAAGGATGCTGTCAAGCTCAAGTCTCTGCCCTTGGTCCTGATTCTGCTTTTCGCTTTGAAAGGGGTCGCCAATTATTTCCAGACCTACTACACCGGGTATGTCGGGAGTCGGATCGTCACGACGATCAGGGAAGAGGTTTATTTTCATATTCAGAAGCTCTCCCTCTCCTTTTTTACCGCGACCGCCAGCGGGGTTCTGACTTCGCGTATTATCTATGATGTGTCCATGATCCAGCGGGCGGTTTCCAATGTTATCTCCGGTCTACTCAAGGATATGGTCACGGCTTTGGGGCTGGTCGGCGTTATCATTTATCGGGACTGGCAGCTGTCCCTGATTGTCCTGGTGGTTTTTCCTTTATTCTTTTTCCCGATTTTCAAATACAGTCGCAAAATGCGGCGCTTCAGTAAAAAAAGTCAGGTTCAGGTTGCGGGAATCACATCTTTTCTGCAAGAGAGTTTTACCGGTATCAGGATTATCAAGGCCTTTCAGATGGAGTCCTATAATCAGAGGGAATTTCGGACGATCAATGAAAAACTGCTGGGTCTGGTTCTGCGTCAGCTGAAAATCAAATCTCTGACGGTGCCGATTTCCGAGACCGCCGGCGGTCTGGCGGCCGCTGCTGTGATCTGGTACGGTGGCAGTCAGGTGGTGCAGGGACATTCCACTCCGGGTAATTTCTTTTCCTTCATGACGGCTCTTTTTATGCTCTATGGGCCGATTCGCAGCCTTAACCGCAGCAACAACCAGATTCAGGAAGCCCTGGCCGCCGGCAAACGGGTTTTTGAAATTCTTGACCTGGAGCCTGAAATCATTGATCGTCCCGGAGCGGTCGAACTGCCTCCGATTAGAAACGGGATTCGTTTTGAGCATGTCGTTTTCGCCTACGATAACGAAAACGACGTGCTGCGCGGGGTCTCTTTGTCACTGCGCAAGGGTGAAACCGTGGCCCTGGTCGGCCGCAGCGGTGGAGGCAAAAGCACCATCCTTAATCTGCTGCCTCGTTTTTATGACGTTAAAAGCGGGCGGATCATGATCGACGATCTGGATATTCGAGACCTGACCCAGCAGTCTCTGCGGGCGGCGATAGCGATTGTCTCGCAGCAGACCGTCCTTTTTAATGATACAGTTCGTAATAACATTGCCTATGGTCGAACCGATCTAAGTCTTGACGATATTATAAATGCCGCCCGTTCCGCCAATGCCCATACCTTTATCGAAGAACTGCCGGAGCAATACGATACGATCATCGGGGAAAACGGGGTCAGGCTTTCCGGCGGGCAACAACAGCGGCTTTCAATTGCCCGGGCTTTACTGAAAAATTCCCCGATTCTTCTGCTTGATGAGGCGACTTCTTCCCTGGACACCGAGTCGGAAAGAGCGGTTCAGGAAGCCATTGATCGTTTGATGGAGAGCCGAACTTCGCTGGTGGTGGCCCATCGTCTGTCGACGATAGTCAACGCCGATCGGATTGTAGTTCTGGATAAAGGGGAGATTGTCGAGGAAGGCACCCATAAGGAGCTGCTGGCAGCCGCTGGTGAATATACCAAATTGTACAATATGCAGTTTCAGGAGGAGTGA
- the icd gene encoding isocitrate dehydrogenase (NADP(+)), producing the protein MTATRQPGQYIDFENGVYRVPDNPIIGALAGDGIGPDIWEATRKVLDAAIDKAYAGRRLVCWQPLAAGETAFAETGSYLPQTTLDAIRKQRIAIKGPLSTPTGGGIRSLNVALRHYFDLYACIRPVRYYDGVPNPMKRPGDLDVVIFRENTEDVYAGLEWPSGSVEAEELGAYLRDKLGAKVPQGSALGIKPMSPAGSKRLIRKAIIFALENQRRVVTMVHKGNIMKFTEGAFCQWGYEIARAEFSDRVVTENELLTHYQGELPAEKILLNDRIADAMFQQLLLRPAEYDVLATPNLNGDYLSDACAAQVGGLGIAPGANVGDGIAIFEATHGTAPKYAGQDKVNPGSLILSGKMMLDFMGWKEAGSLVETALRKAILGRRVTYDLARQMEGGEEVTCSTFAQLIVEAMAR; encoded by the coding sequence ATGACAGCGACACGGCAACCGGGTCAGTATATTGATTTTGAAAACGGGGTCTATCGGGTTCCGGATAACCCGATTATCGGAGCTCTGGCCGGAGACGGCATCGGACCAGATATCTGGGAGGCCACGCGAAAGGTTCTTGACGCGGCCATCGATAAGGCTTACGCCGGGCGCAGGCTGGTCTGCTGGCAGCCCCTGGCCGCCGGAGAAACGGCTTTTGCTGAAACCGGTTCATATTTGCCGCAAACAACCCTGGATGCCATCCGCAAACAGCGGATCGCCATTAAAGGTCCGCTTTCAACCCCGACCGGAGGGGGCATTCGTAGTCTGAATGTTGCGTTGCGCCATTATTTTGATCTTTATGCCTGTATTCGACCGGTGCGTTATTATGATGGGGTGCCCAATCCGATGAAGCGGCCGGGGGATCTTGATGTGGTTATTTTTCGCGAAAACACGGAGGATGTCTATGCTGGGCTGGAATGGCCCTCGGGCTCGGTTGAAGCCGAAGAGCTGGGGGCCTATCTACGGGATAAACTGGGAGCCAAAGTCCCTCAAGGATCGGCCCTGGGAATCAAACCGATGAGTCCTGCGGGCAGCAAACGTCTGATCCGTAAGGCGATTATCTTTGCCCTTGAAAATCAGCGCCGGGTAGTGACCATGGTGCACAAGGGTAATATTATGAAATTTACCGAAGGTGCTTTTTGTCAGTGGGGATATGAAATAGCCCGGGCTGAATTCTCTGATCGGGTCGTTACGGAAAATGAACTTTTGACTCATTATCAGGGCGAACTGCCGGCGGAAAAGATCCTGCTCAATGATCGGATCGCGGATGCGATGTTTCAGCAGTTGCTGCTGCGTCCGGCCGAATATGACGTGCTGGCCACTCCCAATCTTAACGGAGATTATCTTTCCGATGCCTGTGCCGCCCAGGTCGGTGGACTTGGGATTGCTCCAGGAGCCAATGTCGGCGACGGAATCGCTATCTTTGAGGCCACCCATGGCACGGCTCCCAAGTATGCCGGCCAGGACAAGGTCAACCCCGGATCGCTGATTCTTTCGGGTAAGATGATGCTTGATTTTATGGGTTGGAAAGAGGCCGGCAGCCTAGTCGAAACGGCTTTGCGGAAAGCAATTCTGGGGCGGCGGGTAACCTATGATCTGGCTCGGCAGATGGAGGGCGGCGAGGAGGTCACTTGCAGTACTTTCGCGCAGTTGATTGTTGAGGCCATGGCCCGGTGA
- the aspS gene encoding aspartate--tRNA ligase, which produces MEQSSIKTRAVAYRSHVCGELRAADIGKRVKLSGWVQNWRDHGGVIFIDLRDRYGLTQVVFNPENAPEAHAQAHLLRGEFVLQVEGGVVCRPKGTINANMATGEIEILADQVRILNKSQTPPFMIDETSEIGENVRLQYRYLDLRRQALQEALITRHKVSKIVRDYLDEHDFLEIETPVLTKSTPEGARDYLVPSRTNPGSFFALPQSPQLFKQLLMVAGFDRYFQIVKCFRDEDLRADRQPEFTQIDMELSFVERDDVMGLVEGMIAMIFKTVKGFDSCPPYPRLTYSAALDMYGLDAPDLRFDMHLVDLCGVFAGTEFKVFRSVLDGKGLIKGINLKGGAALSRKEIDDLLAVVQIYGAKGLAWIKVNDDGWQSPIVKFFSEPEKTALGQRMEAETGDLLLFVADRAEVANEALGRLRLHLGEKMGLIDQTKLAFCWVVDFPMFAWDESEKRYVAIHHPFTAPLDEDLARLESNPLQVKAKAYDLVLNGVEVGGGSIRIHDSETQAKVFRLLKITDEEAREKFGFLLDALSFGAPPHGGIAFGLDRLMMLLLGRQSIREVIAFPKTQKATCLLSGAPNTVSPRQLRDLAIKIA; this is translated from the coding sequence ATGGAACAGAGCAGTATTAAGACAAGAGCCGTCGCTTACCGGAGTCATGTTTGTGGAGAATTACGGGCTGCGGATATCGGTAAAAGAGTCAAACTGTCGGGTTGGGTGCAGAACTGGCGCGATCACGGAGGCGTGATTTTTATCGATTTGCGGGATCGTTATGGCTTGACCCAGGTGGTTTTTAATCCTGAAAATGCACCCGAGGCTCATGCTCAGGCTCATCTTCTGCGGGGAGAATTTGTCCTGCAGGTTGAAGGCGGGGTGGTTTGTCGTCCGAAGGGTACGATCAATGCCAATATGGCAACCGGGGAAATTGAAATTCTGGCTGATCAGGTCAGAATCTTAAATAAATCTCAAACCCCGCCTTTCATGATTGATGAAACCAGTGAAATCGGCGAGAATGTACGGCTTCAATATCGTTATCTGGATTTGCGCCGGCAAGCTTTACAGGAGGCCCTAATTACTCGTCACAAGGTAAGTAAAATCGTCAGGGATTATCTCGATGAACATGATTTTCTGGAAATCGAGACGCCGGTCCTGACAAAAAGTACTCCTGAAGGAGCCCGTGATTATCTGGTTCCGAGCCGCACCAATCCGGGGTCATTTTTTGCCTTGCCGCAGTCGCCGCAACTTTTCAAGCAGCTTCTCATGGTCGCCGGCTTCGATCGTTACTTCCAGATTGTCAAGTGTTTTCGGGATGAAGATCTGCGAGCCGACCGGCAGCCGGAATTTACTCAGATTGATATGGAACTCTCCTTCGTCGAGCGGGATGACGTGATGGGGCTGGTTGAAGGCATGATAGCCATGATTTTTAAAACTGTGAAAGGCTTTGACAGCTGTCCACCTTACCCGCGGCTGACTTATAGCGCAGCCTTGGATATGTATGGTCTGGATGCCCCGGATCTGCGTTTTGACATGCATCTGGTCGATCTCTGCGGGGTTTTCGCGGGGACTGAATTTAAGGTTTTTCGTTCGGTTCTGGATGGTAAGGGACTGATAAAAGGGATTAATCTAAAAGGTGGGGCGGCGCTTTCGCGAAAGGAAATCGATGATTTGCTGGCCGTAGTTCAGATTTATGGGGCCAAGGGGCTGGCTTGGATCAAGGTTAATGACGATGGCTGGCAGTCGCCGATCGTGAAATTTTTCAGTGAACCTGAAAAAACCGCACTGGGTCAGCGTATGGAGGCGGAAACCGGCGACTTGCTGTTGTTTGTGGCCGATCGGGCTGAAGTCGCCAATGAGGCTCTCGGTCGTTTGCGTTTGCACTTAGGTGAGAAAATGGGCCTGATTGATCAAACCAAACTGGCTTTTTGCTGGGTTGTCGATTTTCCCATGTTCGCCTGGGATGAGTCGGAAAAACGCTATGTGGCGATTCATCATCCCTTTACGGCTCCGCTGGATGAGGACCTCGCCAGGCTTGAGAGTAATCCGTTACAGGTCAAAGCCAAGGCTTATGATCTGGTTCTGAATGGGGTCGAGGTTGGCGGCGGCAGTATCAGAATTCATGACAGTGAAACTCAGGCCAAGGTTTTTCGGCTTCTCAAGATCACCGATGAGGAGGCTCGGGAAAAGTTTGGTTTCCTCCTGGATGCTTTGAGTTTCGGCGCTCCTCCACATGGTGGTATCGCTTTTGGGCTTGATCGCCTGATGATGCTTCTGTTGGGGCGTCAGTCGATTCGCGAAGTGATCGCTTTTCCCAAAACCCAGAAAGCGACCTGTCTGTTGAGCGGGGCGCCGAATACTGTCAGCCCACGGCAACTGCGGGATCTGGCGATAAAAATTGCATAA
- a CDS encoding adenosylhomocysteinase gives MSTKIDPFAELTCLIADSGLAAWGRKEIEVAEHEMPGLMAIREKYLADQPLKGARITGSLHMTIQTAVLIETLVALGAEVRWASCNIFSTQDHAAAAIAAAGIPVFAWKGETLADYWACTYQALSFPGGGGPDLIVDDGGDATLMMHLGARSEKDPSLLEGDFQSEDEIELVALLREIQRRKVSNFQDWVDNCRGVSEETTTGVHRLYQMMEKGELKFPAFNVNDSVTKSKFDNLYGCRESLADGIKRATDVMVAGKNVVICGYGDVGKGCAQSMRGFGARVIVTEIDPICALQALMEGFEVTTMEEALVEGDIYVTTTGNRDVITAEHIAGMKNQAIVCNIGHFDSEIQIARLNKWPGIVREKIKPQVDRYTFPDKHQVFVLAEGRLVNLGCATGHPSFVMSASFANQTLAQLDLWKNRYEIGVYRLPKILDEEVARYHIEKLGAKLTVLNQVQADYLGISINGPYKPEHYRY, from the coding sequence ATGAGTACAAAAATTGATCCTTTTGCCGAGCTGACCTGTTTGATCGCTGATTCCGGTCTGGCTGCATGGGGGCGTAAAGAAATTGAGGTTGCTGAACACGAAATGCCGGGCTTGATGGCGATCCGGGAAAAGTATCTGGCCGATCAGCCTCTGAAGGGGGCCAGGATCACCGGTTCATTGCATATGACGATTCAGACGGCGGTCCTGATTGAAACCCTGGTCGCTTTAGGCGCAGAGGTGCGCTGGGCTTCCTGTAATATTTTTTCTACCCAGGATCATGCCGCGGCTGCGATCGCGGCCGCAGGGATTCCTGTTTTTGCCTGGAAAGGTGAGACCTTGGCCGACTATTGGGCCTGCACCTACCAGGCGCTCTCTTTTCCTGGGGGGGGCGGTCCGGATCTGATCGTCGATGATGGAGGGGATGCCACGCTGATGATGCATCTGGGAGCGCGATCCGAAAAGGACCCTTCATTGCTTGAGGGAGACTTTCAATCGGAAGACGAAATCGAACTGGTTGCCCTGCTGCGGGAAATCCAGCGTCGTAAAGTGAGTAACTTTCAAGACTGGGTTGATAATTGCCGCGGAGTCTCGGAGGAGACAACGACCGGAGTTCATCGTCTCTATCAGATGATGGAAAAGGGCGAGCTCAAGTTCCCGGCATTTAATGTCAATGATTCCGTGACCAAGTCAAAGTTTGACAATCTCTATGGTTGTCGCGAGTCGTTGGCGGATGGGATCAAGCGGGCGACCGACGTTATGGTCGCCGGTAAAAATGTGGTGATCTGTGGTTATGGTGATGTTGGGAAAGGCTGCGCTCAGTCCATGCGCGGTTTCGGCGCTCGAGTGATAGTTACCGAGATCGATCCGATTTGTGCCTTGCAGGCCCTGATGGAAGGGTTTGAGGTGACGACAATGGAAGAGGCGTTGGTCGAGGGTGATATTTACGTGACCACGACCGGAAATCGTGATGTTATCACGGCCGAACATATTGCGGGAATGAAAAACCAGGCGATCGTTTGTAATATCGGTCATTTTGACAGTGAAATTCAGATCGCGCGCCTCAATAAATGGCCCGGTATTGTCAGGGAAAAGATTAAACCCCAGGTTGATCGTTACACTTTTCCGGATAAGCACCAGGTTTTTGTCCTGGCGGAGGGTCGTCTGGTAAATCTGGGATGTGCTACCGGACATCCTTCGTTTGTGATGTCGGCCTCGTTTGCCAATCAGACCCTGGCTCAGCTTGATTTGTGGAAAAACCGTTATGAAATCGGGGTTTATCGGTTGCCTAAGATTCTGGATGAAGAGGTCGCCCGTTATCATATTGAGAAACTCGGGGCTAAATTGACGGTTCTTAATCAGGTGCAGGCGGATTATCTGGGCATATCGATTAACGGCCCCTATAAACCCGAGCATTATCGCTATTAG
- a CDS encoding response regulator transcription factor encodes MFRDDGKCKIVLADDHAMLRQGIKKIIEEENNLEVVGEVSDGLELIEFLNKNRVNLVLLDISMPNVRGIEAITEVRRAQPGVKVLMLTMHNNKEYLYAAISAGADGYLLKENSDDELLAAIDQVMHGETYISPTLAADFSEDLMKFYRKNKKLPFEHLTNREREILKMVAEGNTSREIGDLLYISLRTVEHHRANIMRKMKFRSVADLIKYALDKGYV; translated from the coding sequence ATGTTTAGAGATGATGGCAAATGTAAGATCGTTCTGGCTGATGATCATGCGATGTTGCGTCAGGGTATCAAGAAGATAATCGAGGAAGAAAATAATCTTGAAGTTGTCGGCGAGGTTAGTGATGGTCTTGAACTGATTGAGTTTTTAAATAAAAATCGTGTCAATCTCGTGCTGCTTGATATTTCGATGCCCAATGTGCGTGGAATCGAAGCGATTACCGAAGTCCGGCGGGCTCAGCCGGGGGTCAAGGTTTTGATGCTGACCATGCACAATAATAAAGAGTATCTGTATGCCGCAATTTCCGCCGGAGCTGATGGTTATCTGCTTAAAGAAAACAGCGATGACGAACTTTTAGCCGCTATTGACCAGGTCATGCATGGGGAGACCTATATTTCACCAACCTTGGCGGCGGATTTTTCTGAAGACTTGATGAAGTTTTATCGCAAAAACAAGAAACTTCCTTTTGAGCACCTGACCAATCGTGAACGTGAAATCTTGAAAATGGTGGCGGAAGGCAATACCAGCCGTGAAATTGGCGATCTTTTGTATATCAGCTTGCGTACGGTTGAACATCATCGAGCTAACATCATGCGCAAAATGAAATTCCGCTCGGTTGCCGATCTGATTAAATACGCGCTCGATAAAGGTTACGTTTAG
- a CDS encoding sensor histidine kinase: MFFRPTRPSLLFGGFLTVYILLLLSLAFLAWQVRQNEQAACQALLARKILDCSEGLSRRESLGGLNADEAGLPQEWNAVAALGLLRRGGMFAGVKLSAMNNKEIVFLIESMISLKQARGNAVPGTSSDISLGTIFEKKAESLVQTMVFREVVARNKIRAAFWGTVGLVFFLALVSAGIGVLFLEMKKQSHRERERSLFFQGLLAALPGAGVLLDENLDIKLINRAGKRLLGLDHDQVLSGKFERYCRDPALIKELRSFSSAMPEVSSDIFDQMFAEPSEFAWYGDESRQTLLSVIWFHAFIAGKGYFWGVVEASCRNQSQTLNPIQVQEQLRELSSELFRVQDNERRLLANELHDGLCQSLAALKMQVARVEKRLELPDLKGECLKIRQFIAQIIEDTRRLSHDLSPVVLDDLGLGDALAQMINNFAALKGMKVSISIPDLDEFFPRDASRHIYRIVQETLNNVEKHANASLVLFEVKVMDDEVSFSIKDDGIGFVVDQVSKTPSRAGLGLASMAQRVRLLEGTLQILSQPGKGTEVKFLIPKKR; the protein is encoded by the coding sequence ATGTTTTTCCGACCCACAAGACCATCGCTTCTGTTCGGCGGCTTTTTGACGGTTTATATTCTGCTTCTGTTGAGTCTGGCTTTTCTTGCCTGGCAGGTCCGGCAGAACGAACAGGCTGCCTGTCAGGCGTTGTTGGCGCGAAAAATTCTGGATTGTTCAGAAGGGCTCTCCAGGCGAGAGTCGCTTGGAGGCCTGAATGCGGATGAAGCCGGTCTGCCTCAGGAATGGAACGCGGTAGCCGCCCTTGGCCTTCTGCGCCGGGGAGGGATGTTTGCCGGAGTAAAGCTTTCCGCGATGAATAATAAAGAAATCGTTTTCCTGATAGAATCTATGATCAGCTTGAAACAGGCCCGGGGAAATGCCGTTCCGGGAACCTCGTCTGATATCTCATTAGGGACGATTTTTGAAAAGAAAGCGGAAAGTCTGGTCCAGACCATGGTGTTTCGAGAAGTGGTCGCCCGCAATAAAATCCGCGCGGCTTTTTGGGGGACGGTCGGACTGGTTTTTTTTCTTGCTCTGGTGAGCGCCGGTATCGGGGTTCTCTTTTTAGAGATGAAAAAGCAATCCCACCGAGAACGGGAAAGATCGCTTTTCTTTCAAGGCTTGCTGGCCGCACTGCCCGGAGCCGGTGTGCTGTTGGATGAAAACCTTGATATAAAACTAATTAATCGAGCCGGTAAAAGGCTTTTAGGGTTGGATCATGATCAGGTGTTATCCGGTAAATTTGAGCGATATTGTCGAGATCCAGCCTTGATCAAAGAGTTGCGTTCTTTCTCGTCCGCCATGCCGGAAGTTTCATCCGATATTTTCGACCAAATGTTTGCCGAGCCCAGCGAGTTTGCCTGGTATGGTGATGAGTCTCGGCAAACCTTACTTTCGGTTATCTGGTTTCATGCTTTTATTGCCGGCAAGGGTTATTTTTGGGGGGTAGTGGAAGCGTCTTGTCGAAACCAATCGCAAACCCTTAACCCAATACAGGTTCAGGAGCAGCTGAGAGAGCTGTCCAGTGAGCTTTTCCGGGTTCAGGATAACGAAAGAAGGTTGTTGGCGAATGAATTGCATGATGGTCTCTGTCAATCCCTGGCCGCCCTCAAGATGCAGGTCGCCAGAGTTGAAAAGCGTCTTGAACTTCCTGACCTTAAAGGTGAATGCCTTAAAATACGGCAATTCATAGCGCAGATTATTGAAGATACAAGACGTTTGTCCCACGATTTGAGTCCGGTGGTTCTGGATGATCTTGGTCTGGGCGACGCCCTGGCACAGATGATCAATAACTTCGCTGCCCTTAAAGGCATGAAAGTGTCCATTTCAATTCCTGACCTAGATGAGTTTTTTCCCCGGGATGCGTCTCGTCATATTTACCGGATCGTGCAGGAAACCCTAAATAACGTAGAAAAACACGCGAATGCGTCACTAGTGTTGTTTGAAGTTAAGGTTATGGATGATGAGGTCTCCTTTTCAATCAAGGATGACGGCATCGGTTTTGTTGTGGATCAGGTCAGCAAAACTCCCTCGCGGGCCGGGTTGGGTCTGGCCAGTATGGCCCAGCGGGTTCGGTTGTTGGAGGGGACCCTTCAGATTCTGAGCCAGCCAGGCAAGGGCACTGAGGTGAAGTTTCTGATTCCTAAAAAACGGTAG